The following proteins come from a genomic window of Polyangiaceae bacterium:
- a CDS encoding BamA/TamA family outer membrane protein encodes MRRLLRTAGVLVLALHATPAWAQPAPEPPPPPPDDTVDDAPPPPPPDGAPDTWGTGAPTSPPPAPPRVPPPDEVAASADVSGAGRPLSRTEPVVRYTLEAIEVRGNRRTRSRVVLRYVPFKPGDVIEVDDPEVELTRYRLLGTGFFRDVQFSLRKGSSRGQVVLVIDVVERNTIVINDLWMGLSADADTQGNARPLTAYAGLDVAETNLAGTGITLGSAVGLAQDQLALRVRFLDPAFLGSNWMTSGQLLFNDAKDYFGNADVNYEDPSQLKSVPDYAVVSYKRFGGNLGVGKDLSVTTQLWLHYRLESIDAELPRAANHLRGIDTGPILFDILGGRSILSTVRGTLQHDTRDSPFLPTRGWFASVTGEVALAPFGSDYGFQRMDVHASRWWALPWDHVVRLELFGGAITGDAPFFEQYYVGDFSDFLPGRVLGLNFDRRPPPNFLDTSIQEVRYGHYAGKVGGEYRIPLYRGHRSVYGIDLFGSAGLYAVANRRDIEHPPRGYSKLQLIPVDLTANVGFRMDTSAGGFTFAFSNVLGFIPVRREGGP; translated from the coding sequence ATGCGGCGCCTGCTGCGCACGGCCGGCGTGCTCGTGCTCGCGCTCCACGCAACGCCCGCCTGGGCGCAACCCGCGCCCGAGCCGCCACCCCCACCCCCGGACGACACGGTCGACGACGCACCGCCGCCGCCTCCGCCGGACGGCGCGCCGGATACCTGGGGAACCGGCGCGCCCACGTCTCCTCCTCCGGCACCACCGCGGGTACCGCCTCCGGACGAGGTCGCCGCCAGCGCGGACGTGTCCGGCGCCGGCCGGCCGCTGTCCCGCACCGAGCCGGTGGTCCGCTACACGCTGGAAGCCATCGAGGTGCGGGGCAACCGCCGCACCCGCTCCCGCGTGGTGTTGCGCTACGTGCCCTTCAAGCCCGGCGACGTCATCGAGGTGGACGACCCCGAGGTCGAGCTCACGCGCTACCGCTTGCTGGGCACCGGCTTCTTCCGGGACGTGCAGTTCTCCCTGCGCAAGGGCTCGAGCCGCGGACAGGTCGTGCTCGTGATCGACGTGGTCGAGCGCAACACCATCGTCATCAACGATCTTTGGATGGGCTTGTCGGCGGACGCCGACACGCAAGGCAACGCGCGCCCGCTCACCGCCTACGCGGGCCTGGACGTGGCGGAGACCAACCTGGCGGGCACCGGCATCACCCTCGGCTCCGCCGTGGGGCTAGCCCAAGACCAGCTGGCGCTCCGGGTGCGCTTCTTGGATCCCGCGTTCCTGGGCAGCAACTGGATGACCAGCGGCCAGCTGCTGTTCAACGACGCGAAGGACTACTTCGGCAACGCTGACGTCAACTACGAGGATCCCAGCCAGCTCAAGAGCGTGCCCGACTACGCCGTCGTCAGCTACAAGCGCTTCGGCGGCAACCTGGGCGTCGGCAAGGACCTCAGCGTCACCACGCAGCTCTGGCTCCACTACCGCCTGGAGTCCATCGACGCGGAGCTGCCCCGCGCCGCCAATCACCTGCGGGGCATCGACACCGGGCCCATCCTGTTCGACATCCTCGGCGGCCGCAGCATCCTGTCCACCGTCCGCGGCACGCTGCAGCACGACACGCGCGACTCGCCGTTCTTGCCCACCCGCGGCTGGTTCGCGTCCGTAACCGGGGAGGTCGCGCTGGCGCCCTTCGGCAGCGACTACGGCTTTCAGCGCATGGACGTGCACGCCTCGCGCTGGTGGGCGCTGCCCTGGGATCACGTCGTGCGGCTGGAGCTCTTCGGCGGCGCCATCACCGGGGACGCGCCCTTCTTCGAGCAGTACTACGTCGGCGACTTCAGCGACTTCTTGCCGGGCCGCGTGCTGGGTCTGAACTTCGATCGCCGCCCGCCCCCGAACTTCCTCGACACCTCCATCCAGGAAGTCCGCTACGGCCACTACGCCGGCAAGGTCGGCGGCGAGTACCGCATCCCGCTCTACCGCGGCCACCGCTCGGTGTACGGCATCGACTTGTTCGGCAGCGCCGGCCTCTACGCCGTGGCCAACCGCCGGGACATCGAGCACCCACCGCGCGGCTACTCCAAGCTGCAGCTGATCCCGGTGGATCTGACAGCCAACGTCGGCTTCCGCATGGACACCAGCGCCGGCGGCTTCACCTTCGCGTTCTCCAACGTGCTGGGCTTCATTCCCGTGCGGCGGGAGGGAGGCCCCTGA
- a CDS encoding SDR family NAD(P)-dependent oxidoreductase, translating to MARFENAFVTGASSGIGRAIALRLAERGTRVVLAARREQELCTLRDEISANGGRAEVCVLDVADPTAALEAISHWDRELSGLDLVLANAGVGGTGPAEKLSWDKVERMLAVNVTGALATLVPAIKPMVARSRGTLAAVTSLAGMRGLPASATYSASKAAVSVFLESLRLDLAKHSIAVVDIRPGFVDTPLTQKNKFQMPFMMDVASAAKRSVEGLERGEAVVTFPWQISAAMTLAESLPDRVWQAVASRLPFRG from the coding sequence GTGGCACGCTTCGAAAATGCGTTCGTTACGGGAGCATCCAGCGGCATCGGTCGCGCCATCGCTCTCCGGCTGGCAGAGCGGGGCACGCGCGTGGTGCTGGCGGCTCGCCGAGAGCAGGAGCTGTGCACCCTGAGGGACGAAATCTCCGCGAACGGCGGACGTGCGGAGGTGTGCGTGCTCGACGTCGCGGACCCGACCGCCGCCCTAGAAGCCATCAGCCACTGGGATCGCGAGCTTTCCGGCCTGGATCTCGTGCTGGCCAACGCCGGCGTGGGTGGCACCGGCCCCGCGGAGAAGCTCTCTTGGGACAAGGTGGAGCGCATGCTGGCCGTCAACGTCACCGGCGCCCTCGCCACGTTGGTGCCCGCCATCAAGCCGATGGTGGCCCGCAGCCGGGGCACCCTCGCCGCCGTGACCAGCCTGGCCGGAATGCGCGGCTTGCCGGCCAGCGCCACGTACTCCGCGAGCAAGGCTGCCGTCAGCGTGTTCCTGGAATCGCTGCGGTTGGATCTCGCGAAGCACTCCATCGCCGTCGTCGACATCCGTCCGGGCTTCGTCGACACGCCGCTCACGCAGAAGAACAAGTTTCAGATGCCGTTCATGATGGACGTAGCGTCCGCGGCCAAGCGCTCCGTGGAGGGGCTCGAGCGGGGTGAAGCCGTCGTCACGTTCCCGTGGCAGATCTCGGCTGCGATGACCCTGGCGGAGTCGCTGCCGGATCGCGTGTGGCAGGCCGTCGCCAGTCGCCTCCCCTTTCGTGGATAG
- a CDS encoding serine/threonine protein kinase, with product MTGRVGATVGGRYRLTRLLGEGAAGTVWRAEGQLFGTVALKILRAELAQDPVVVERFVAEARAASTIAHPNVVKVFDLGRDAGVPFMVMELCDGETLAGVVSHRGAVGVAYACELVGQVLSALEVAHGLGIVHRDLKPGNVMVVHPEPDRPLIKVLDFGIAKSVHESEEEDERGVFGTPSYMAPEQIAGGVVDARSDLYSVGALLYELLTGRPPFRGATPAEVMTAVVSRPPKPLRAYDRSMPKALDALVRRCLSKNPDRRPATARALAQELAAFSDTPPGSVPPDRISHAPVPLVGRASALPPEPVVEPEPALPLVPKSKKRPVAPSPERPRLELVGDELDEPAEG from the coding sequence GTGACAGGAAGAGTCGGAGCCACCGTCGGCGGGCGCTACCGCCTCACACGACTGCTCGGCGAAGGCGCGGCGGGAACGGTGTGGCGCGCGGAAGGTCAGCTGTTCGGAACCGTGGCGCTCAAGATCCTGCGCGCGGAGCTGGCTCAGGATCCCGTCGTGGTGGAGCGCTTCGTGGCGGAGGCCCGCGCGGCGAGCACCATCGCGCACCCGAACGTGGTGAAGGTGTTCGATCTGGGGCGCGACGCGGGCGTGCCCTTCATGGTGATGGAGCTGTGCGATGGCGAGACGCTGGCCGGGGTCGTGTCTCATCGCGGCGCCGTGGGGGTGGCCTACGCTTGTGAGCTCGTGGGCCAGGTGCTGAGCGCTCTGGAGGTCGCCCACGGTCTGGGCATCGTGCATCGCGACTTGAAGCCGGGCAACGTGATGGTAGTGCACCCAGAGCCGGACCGGCCGCTGATCAAGGTGCTCGATTTCGGCATCGCCAAGAGCGTTCACGAGAGCGAAGAAGAAGACGAGCGCGGCGTGTTCGGCACGCCGAGCTATATGGCGCCGGAGCAGATCGCCGGTGGCGTGGTGGACGCGCGCAGCGATCTCTACTCCGTGGGCGCCTTGTTGTACGAGCTGCTCACCGGGCGCCCGCCGTTCCGCGGCGCCACGCCGGCGGAGGTGATGACGGCGGTGGTGAGCCGCCCGCCGAAGCCGCTCCGCGCCTACGACCGCTCGATGCCCAAGGCATTGGACGCCCTGGTTCGGCGCTGTCTGTCCAAGAACCCGGACCGGCGTCCGGCAACGGCGCGCGCCCTGGCGCAGGAGCTCGCCGCCTTCTCCGACACGCCGCCCGGCAGCGTGCCACCGGATCGCATCAGCCACGCGCCGGTGCCCCTCGTGGGCCGCGCGAGCGCGCTCCCTCCCGAGCCCGTCGTCGAGCCCGAACCCGCGCTGCCGCTGGTTCCCAAATCCAAGAAGCGCCCCGTGGCGCCGTCGCCGGAGCGTCCCCGCCTCGAGCTGGTGGGGGACGAGCTCGACGAGCCCGCCGAGGGCTAA
- the treZ gene encoding malto-oligosyltrehalose trehalohydrolase produces MSRALTLGATPLEGGRARFRVWAPALDSLSVELVASKTRVPLEKRVDGVFEGEVDGAPVGSDYFYVLGDRKRPDPASRHQPEGVHGPSRIVDPNAFVWSDSDFVGPPRERLVLYELHVGTFTPKGTFDAVIERLPYLESVGINAIELMPVAEFPGTRNWGYDGVHLFAPESSYGGPEALRRLVNASHRAGIAVFLDVVYNHLGPEGNYLGEFGPYFTDRYRTPWGDALNFDGPGSDPVRRHFVDNAKYWVEEFHVDGLRLDAVHAIYDFGADHVLAQLSREVHAHAKSLGRKVTIVAESDLNDVRVTALPERGGWGLDAQWSDDFHHALFALTSDDRRGYFQDFGSAAALAKAYSDGFVIDGCPSTFRERRHGMSSQGRPGAEHVVFGQNHDQIANACLGERHATLLGGPREKLALVALAAAPCPLLLFQGQEYGETRPFFYFTSHGDADLVRAVQSGRLAEVSAFGAAERYHDPQAPETFAACVLDPETPGLAPHAGVLRLTQALLALRREVPALGNARRDLLTVRHDDEAKTLGILRRDVTATPALFALNFSERAAACPLPERAQALSLELYSRDARFGHDAAVPPLGVVEPGAESVTLPPLSAAIWL; encoded by the coding sequence GTGAGCCGCGCGCTCACCCTCGGCGCCACGCCGCTCGAAGGAGGTCGCGCGCGGTTTCGCGTGTGGGCCCCGGCGCTCGACTCCCTGAGCGTGGAGCTCGTGGCTTCCAAGACGCGCGTGCCGCTGGAAAAGCGCGTGGACGGCGTGTTCGAAGGCGAGGTCGACGGCGCCCCGGTGGGCAGCGACTACTTCTACGTCCTGGGAGATCGCAAGCGGCCGGATCCCGCATCGCGCCACCAACCCGAAGGCGTGCACGGCCCTTCCCGCATCGTCGATCCCAACGCCTTTGTCTGGTCCGATTCCGATTTTGTCGGTCCGCCGCGGGAACGTCTCGTGCTGTACGAGCTCCACGTCGGTACCTTCACCCCCAAAGGCACTTTCGACGCCGTCATCGAGCGCCTGCCGTACCTCGAGAGCGTGGGCATCAACGCCATCGAGCTGATGCCGGTGGCGGAGTTCCCCGGCACCCGCAACTGGGGCTACGACGGCGTGCACCTGTTCGCACCGGAAAGCAGCTACGGCGGCCCGGAAGCCCTCCGTCGTCTGGTGAACGCTAGCCACCGCGCCGGCATCGCCGTCTTTCTCGACGTCGTCTACAACCACCTCGGGCCGGAGGGGAACTACCTCGGGGAGTTCGGGCCCTACTTCACGGATCGCTACCGCACGCCCTGGGGTGATGCTCTCAACTTCGACGGGCCGGGCTCCGATCCGGTGCGCCGACACTTCGTCGACAACGCCAAGTACTGGGTCGAAGAGTTCCACGTGGACGGCCTGCGGCTGGATGCCGTCCACGCCATCTACGACTTCGGCGCGGACCACGTGCTCGCCCAGCTGTCTCGCGAGGTGCACGCCCATGCGAAATCGCTCGGCCGCAAAGTGACGATCGTCGCGGAGAGCGACCTGAACGACGTGCGGGTGACGGCGCTGCCGGAGCGTGGCGGCTGGGGCCTCGACGCCCAGTGGAGCGACGACTTCCACCACGCCCTTTTCGCCCTGACCAGCGACGACCGCCGAGGCTACTTCCAGGACTTCGGCAGCGCCGCGGCACTGGCCAAGGCCTACTCCGACGGCTTCGTGATCGACGGCTGCCCGAGCACGTTCCGCGAGCGGCGCCACGGCATGAGCTCCCAGGGCCGGCCGGGAGCGGAGCACGTGGTGTTCGGCCAGAACCACGATCAGATCGCCAACGCGTGTCTGGGCGAACGGCACGCCACGTTGCTGGGCGGACCGCGGGAGAAGCTCGCCCTGGTGGCGCTGGCGGCGGCGCCCTGTCCGCTGCTCCTGTTCCAGGGACAGGAGTACGGCGAGACGCGACCGTTCTTCTACTTCACGAGTCACGGCGACGCGGATCTGGTGCGCGCCGTGCAAAGCGGTCGCCTCGCGGAAGTGAGCGCCTTCGGCGCCGCGGAGCGCTATCACGATCCGCAAGCCCCGGAGACCTTCGCCGCCTGCGTGCTCGATCCAGAAACGCCCGGGCTCGCGCCCCACGCCGGCGTGCTGCGCCTCACCCAGGCGTTGCTCGCGTTGCGCCGCGAGGTGCCGGCCCTGGGTAACGCGCGACGCGATCTGCTCACGGTGCGCCACGACGACGAGGCGAAGACCCTCGGCATCCTGCGGCGCGACGTGACCGCCACTCCGGCGCTTTTCGCCTTGAACTTTTCGGAGCGAGCCGCCGCGTGTCCGCTGCCCGAACGAGCGCAGGCGCTGAGCCTCGAGCTCTATTCCCGCGACGCGCGCTTTGGCCACGACGCGGCGGTGCCGCCCCTCGGCGTCGTCGAACCGGGCGCGGAAAGCGTGACCCTCCCGCCGCTCTCCGCCGCCATTTGGCTCTGA
- the malQ gene encoding 4-alpha-glucanotransferase, translated as MANLSARRSGVLLHPTSLPGAHGGGDLGPHAHCFAEWLAAAGQTWWQMLPVGPPGWGGSPYDSPSAFAGSPWLVSLEELAKEGLLEDTELSAPSTLARAKHAQHDAAARFRWERLQRAHARFEQQKDGTARRDLARFRADHAGWLRDYCLFSALKEAHGGAHWNTWERGLRRREAAALERAERELRERVRFFEFVQLAFDRQWQALREHCKSLGIALLGDVPMFVAHDGADVWSHPELFFLNRDGEKTAVAGVPPDVFSKTGQLWGNPLFRWKRMQARGFEWWLRRLSVTLSRFDAVRLDHFIGFHRYWQVPADAKTAQDGKFVRVPGEAFFEAAEKHLGGLPFVAEDLGIVTDEVCALRDRFQLPGMRVLQFAFGSDANNDYLPHRHPREAVVYTGTHDNDTIQGWYRGIGKERQRVKAYLGNPGKHIHWDLIRLASMSVANLSLFPLQDVLGLGSEARMNVPGTSKGNWQWRVRESALTPRVAQALDGITRTYGRAFGPARGDAEAFVRSRRR; from the coding sequence ATCGCCAACCTCTCGGCGCGCCGGAGCGGCGTGCTGCTGCATCCCACTTCGCTCCCCGGAGCGCACGGCGGCGGTGACCTCGGGCCGCACGCCCATTGCTTCGCCGAGTGGCTGGCCGCCGCGGGCCAGACCTGGTGGCAGATGCTCCCCGTGGGTCCCCCCGGCTGGGGCGGCTCACCCTACGACAGCCCGAGCGCCTTCGCCGGCAGCCCCTGGCTCGTGAGCTTGGAGGAGCTGGCCAAAGAAGGCCTGCTGGAAGACACCGAGCTGTCCGCGCCCAGCACCTTGGCCCGAGCGAAGCACGCGCAGCACGACGCCGCGGCGCGCTTTCGCTGGGAACGCTTGCAGCGCGCCCACGCGCGTTTCGAGCAACAGAAGGATGGAACCGCGCGCCGGGACCTCGCGCGCTTCCGCGCCGATCACGCCGGCTGGCTCCGGGACTACTGCCTGTTCTCCGCCCTCAAGGAGGCCCACGGCGGGGCGCACTGGAACACCTGGGAGCGCGGCCTTCGCCGCCGTGAGGCCGCGGCCCTCGAGCGCGCCGAGAGAGAGCTCCGAGAGCGCGTGCGCTTCTTCGAGTTCGTGCAGCTCGCCTTCGATCGCCAGTGGCAAGCGCTGCGCGAGCACTGCAAGAGCCTGGGCATCGCGCTCTTGGGCGATGTACCCATGTTCGTGGCCCACGATGGCGCGGACGTCTGGAGTCATCCGGAGCTGTTCTTCCTGAACCGCGATGGCGAGAAGACCGCCGTGGCCGGCGTGCCGCCGGACGTGTTCAGCAAGACCGGACAGCTGTGGGGCAACCCCCTGTTTCGCTGGAAGCGCATGCAGGCTCGAGGCTTCGAGTGGTGGCTGCGCCGGCTCTCGGTCACGCTGTCGCGCTTCGACGCCGTCCGCCTCGATCACTTCATCGGGTTTCACCGCTACTGGCAAGTCCCCGCGGACGCCAAGACCGCACAAGACGGCAAGTTCGTCCGCGTTCCAGGAGAGGCCTTCTTCGAAGCCGCCGAGAAGCACCTCGGAGGGCTCCCCTTCGTGGCGGAAGATCTCGGCATCGTCACCGACGAAGTGTGTGCGCTGCGAGATCGCTTCCAGCTCCCCGGCATGCGGGTGCTGCAGTTCGCCTTCGGCTCCGACGCCAACAACGACTACCTGCCCCACCGCCACCCGCGCGAGGCCGTGGTGTACACCGGCACCCACGACAACGACACCATTCAAGGCTGGTATCGCGGCATCGGCAAGGAAAGGCAGCGCGTGAAGGCCTATCTGGGCAATCCCGGCAAGCACATCCACTGGGATCTGATTCGCCTGGCGTCCATGTCGGTCGCCAACCTGTCCTTGTTTCCGTTGCAAGACGTGCTCGGCCTCGGCTCCGAGGCACGCATGAACGTGCCCGGCACCTCCAAGGGCAACTGGCAATGGCGCGTGCGCGAGAGCGCGCTCACGCCCCGCGTCGCACAGGCCCTCGATGGCATCACCCGGACCTACGGCCGCGCCTTCGGCCCCGCCCGCGGAGATGCCGAAGCGTTCGTCAGGAGCCGGCGCCGGTGA
- the treY gene encoding malto-oligosyltrehalose synthase has protein sequence MKRTPAAPSSSYRLQLHLEQDLSAATALVDYLADLGVHWVYTSPLLTSRAGSLHGYDIVDPSRIDSELGSRDALNELTERLRVRDMGLLIDVVANHMGAYPSNPWWRDVLEAGEGSPFARYFDVDFPEGKLRLPVLGDDLEAVVGRGELSVERHGADLWLRYWERRFPLAVESWPLILEPAAERLDAEGAALLRRARQHQELGDLIRYRPGVGEAIDAAAKTVDLNAVLAAQHYRLGHFKDPASLSYRRFFDVSELVAVRVEDTEAFDARHAVIIELGRRGAISGLRIDHVDGLLDPEAYLRRLGRALGDPPRYVVVEKILAPGERLRPFPVDGTTGYDALAWLDGVLAYTPGAEQVTASYRELVGEARPVEAIVRDAKLTVLEGSLAPEVEQLTDRLLPLVEAGDRETVRRALLELVAAFDVYRSYVRPDATVVDGEDRRRIEDALRRAKEHTSPAVLDAIGRVLLLSVSADELPACRAVLLRFQQLTGPAAAKGVEDTTFYRWFPLLALCEVGAHPGTVGTTLRGFHNAMAERQASWPLSLTSTSTHDTKRSEDARTRLLALSEIPERWASAVSTFRELAREHKTLVNGTLAPDANDEYLLYQLLLAAWPMAGAPDVTFFERVGGALIKSAREAKRHTAWVDGNAEYESALTHMLRSLLESPRFLDAFAELFASVRQAGMLSSLSLLTLKLAIPGVPDFYQGTELWALDLVDPDNRRPVDFELRRRLLSELRSQPPAPEELLSSAEDGRIKLLLTWRGLSLRRRRSGLFRDGRYVPALARGPAHDRIVSFARVLGDEAVIAVASRHHLRSTPAASPWEKSNLIPPRALPVGTYRDVFTWTEHTIDGNPLPLAQLLARLPVALLERLS, from the coding sequence ATGAAGCGGACGCCCGCGGCGCCCTCGTCCAGCTATCGGCTGCAGCTCCATCTGGAGCAAGATCTGTCGGCAGCGACGGCGCTGGTGGATTACCTCGCCGACCTCGGGGTGCACTGGGTGTACACCTCGCCGCTGCTCACCAGCCGCGCCGGAAGCCTCCACGGCTACGACATCGTCGATCCCTCGCGCATCGACTCGGAGCTCGGCTCGCGAGATGCGCTGAACGAGCTCACGGAGCGGCTGCGCGTGCGCGACATGGGGCTGCTCATCGACGTGGTGGCGAATCACATGGGCGCCTATCCCTCCAACCCCTGGTGGCGGGACGTGCTGGAGGCGGGAGAAGGCTCGCCCTTCGCCCGCTACTTCGACGTGGATTTTCCCGAGGGCAAGCTGCGGCTTCCGGTGCTCGGGGACGATCTCGAGGCGGTCGTCGGCCGCGGTGAGCTTTCCGTGGAACGCCACGGCGCGGACCTGTGGCTCCGCTACTGGGAACGGCGCTTTCCGCTGGCCGTCGAGAGCTGGCCGCTGATCTTGGAGCCCGCGGCGGAACGCCTCGACGCCGAGGGTGCCGCCTTGCTCCGCCGCGCACGGCAGCATCAAGAGCTCGGCGATCTGATCCGCTACCGCCCCGGCGTGGGAGAAGCCATCGACGCCGCGGCCAAGACCGTGGACCTGAACGCCGTCTTGGCAGCGCAGCACTACCGCCTCGGCCACTTCAAGGATCCCGCGTCGCTCAGCTATCGGCGCTTCTTCGACGTCAGCGAGCTGGTCGCGGTGCGAGTGGAGGACACCGAAGCCTTCGACGCCCGACACGCCGTCATCATCGAGCTCGGGCGCCGCGGCGCCATCAGTGGCTTGCGCATCGACCACGTGGACGGACTGCTGGATCCGGAAGCCTACCTGCGCCGCCTGGGTCGCGCCCTTGGGGATCCGCCCCGCTACGTGGTGGTGGAGAAGATCCTGGCGCCCGGCGAGCGGCTGCGGCCTTTTCCGGTAGATGGCACCACGGGCTACGACGCCCTCGCGTGGCTGGACGGAGTACTGGCGTACACCCCCGGCGCCGAGCAGGTCACGGCGAGCTACCGCGAGCTGGTGGGGGAAGCGCGTCCGGTGGAAGCGATCGTCCGGGACGCCAAGCTCACGGTGCTCGAAGGCTCCCTCGCTCCGGAAGTGGAACAACTGACGGACCGGCTGCTGCCCCTGGTGGAGGCGGGCGATCGCGAGACCGTGCGCCGGGCCCTGCTCGAGCTGGTGGCGGCCTTCGACGTGTACCGGAGCTACGTGCGGCCGGACGCCACGGTCGTGGACGGCGAGGATCGCCGCCGCATCGAGGACGCGCTCCGCCGCGCCAAGGAGCACACGTCCCCCGCCGTGCTGGACGCCATCGGCCGGGTGTTGCTCCTTTCGGTGAGCGCCGACGAGCTTCCGGCGTGCCGGGCCGTGCTCCTGCGCTTCCAGCAGCTCACCGGCCCCGCTGCCGCCAAGGGCGTGGAGGACACCACGTTCTACCGCTGGTTCCCGCTGCTGGCCCTGTGCGAGGTGGGCGCCCATCCCGGCACGGTCGGAACCACGCTCCGCGGTTTCCACAACGCGATGGCCGAACGGCAAGCGAGCTGGCCGCTGTCCCTCACCTCCACCAGCACCCACGACACCAAGCGCAGCGAGGACGCCCGCACCCGGTTGCTCGCCTTGAGCGAGATCCCCGAGCGCTGGGCGAGCGCCGTGAGCACCTTTCGCGAGCTCGCCCGGGAGCACAAGACACTGGTAAACGGCACGCTGGCGCCCGACGCCAACGACGAGTACCTGCTGTATCAACTGCTGCTCGCCGCCTGGCCCATGGCGGGCGCCCCGGACGTGACGTTCTTCGAACGCGTTGGCGGCGCGCTGATCAAGAGCGCTCGCGAGGCAAAGCGCCACACGGCCTGGGTCGACGGCAACGCGGAGTACGAAAGCGCGCTCACGCACATGCTGCGGTCGCTGCTCGAAAGCCCGCGCTTCCTGGACGCCTTCGCGGAGCTGTTCGCGTCGGTCCGGCAGGCCGGAATGCTCTCCTCCCTCTCGCTCCTGACCCTGAAGCTGGCCATACCCGGCGTGCCCGACTTCTACCAGGGAACCGAGCTCTGGGCGCTGGATCTGGTGGATCCCGACAATCGCCGCCCGGTGGACTTCGAGCTTCGCCGCCGCCTCTTGTCCGAGCTCCGCAGCCAGCCACCCGCGCCCGAAGAGCTCCTTTCGAGTGCCGAAGACGGACGGATCAAGTTGCTCCTCACCTGGCGCGGGCTCTCGCTCCGGCGCCGGCGGTCGGGCTTGTTCCGCGACGGTCGCTACGTGCCCGCGCTTGCTCGCGGGCCGGCGCACGATCGCATCGTGAGCTTTGCGCGAGTGCTCGGTGACGAAGCCGTGATCGCCGTCGCCAGCCGGCATCATCTGCGCTCGACGCCGGCCGCGTCTCCGTGGGAGAAGTCGAACCTGATCCCACCCCGAGCCCTGCCCGTCGGCACTTACCGAGACGTCTTCACTTGGACCGAACACACCATCGACGGAAACCCGCTGCCCCTCGCGCAGCTGCTCGCGCGTCTTCCCGTCGCGCTCTTGGAACGCCTGTCGTGA
- a CDS encoding TerC family protein, translating into MLGGAAALDWAVFAGAVLGTMAMDLAIFGRKAHRVSFREATIRSAIWIFVALLFSGFIYARMGPEHSVTYVVAYLVEKSLSVDNLFVFLVIFTYFRVREKHQQRVLFWGVGGAVVMRAIFILAGTALLNRFHWMMYVFGGFLVFTGAKLAFKKEETVDPESNLALRVARRFLRTTDRHDGDRFVTRIDGVLYATPLLLVLVVIELSDLLFAVDSVPAVLAISKNLFIVYTSNIFAILGLRSLYFMLAGMMSRFHYLDVGLAVILAFIGGKMLLTDFVKVPNLVSLGFIAVVLTIAIVASLRRPQEEAPGE; encoded by the coding sequence ATGCTGGGCGGCGCGGCGGCGCTGGATTGGGCGGTGTTCGCGGGTGCCGTGCTCGGCACGATGGCGATGGACCTCGCCATCTTCGGTCGCAAGGCGCATCGCGTCAGCTTCCGAGAAGCCACCATCCGCAGCGCGATCTGGATCTTCGTCGCGTTGCTCTTCTCCGGTTTCATCTACGCGCGGATGGGGCCGGAGCACTCCGTCACCTACGTCGTCGCCTACCTGGTCGAAAAATCCCTATCCGTCGACAACCTGTTCGTCTTCCTGGTGATCTTCACGTACTTCCGAGTGCGGGAGAAGCATCAGCAGCGCGTGCTGTTCTGGGGCGTGGGCGGTGCGGTGGTGATGCGCGCCATCTTCATTCTCGCCGGCACCGCGCTGCTGAACCGCTTCCATTGGATGATGTACGTGTTCGGGGGCTTCTTGGTGTTCACCGGCGCGAAGCTGGCGTTCAAGAAGGAAGAGACCGTCGATCCCGAGAGCAATCTAGCGCTGCGGGTTGCGCGGCGCTTCCTGCGCACCACGGACCGTCACGATGGCGACAGGTTCGTGACTCGGATCGACGGCGTGCTGTACGCCACGCCGCTGCTCCTGGTGCTGGTGGTGATCGAGCTCTCGGATCTGCTGTTCGCCGTGGATTCCGTGCCCGCGGTGCTGGCCATCTCCAAGAACCTGTTCATCGTCTACACCTCGAACATCTTCGCCATCCTCGGCCTGCGCTCGCTGTATTTCATGCTCGCCGGCATGATGAGCCGCTTCCACTACTTGGACGTGGGCCTGGCTGTCATCTTGGCGTTCATCGGCGGCAAGATGCTGCTCACGGACTTCGTGAAGGTGCCGAACTTGGTGAGCCTGGGGTTCATCGCCGTGGTGCTCACCATCGCCATCGTCGCATCCTTGCGCAGGCCACAGGAAGAAGCGCCGGGCGAGTAG